One window of the Streptomyces sp. NBC_00259 genome contains the following:
- the meaB gene encoding methylmalonyl Co-A mutase-associated GTPase MeaB, with protein sequence MVDVPQLVAQAREGRPRAVARLISLVEGASPQLREVMAELAPLTGGAYVVGLTGSPGVGKSTSTSALVTAYRRAGKRVGVLAVDPSSPFSGGALLGDRVRMSEHASDPGVYIRSMATRGHLGGLAWAAPQAIRVLDAAGCDVVLVETVGVGQSEVEIASQADTSVVLLAPGMGDGIQAAKAGILEIGDVYVVNKADRDGADATARELNHMLGLGESRAPGDWRPPIVKTVAARSEGIEEVVEALEKHRAWMEEHGVLTERRARRAAHEVETIAVTALRERIGDLRGDRRLDALATRIVAGELDPYAAADELVAGLTGE encoded by the coding sequence ATGGTGGACGTCCCCCAGCTGGTCGCCCAGGCGAGGGAGGGCAGGCCGCGGGCCGTGGCCCGGCTGATCTCGCTCGTCGAGGGGGCGTCCCCGCAGCTGCGCGAGGTCATGGCGGAGCTGGCGCCGCTGACCGGCGGTGCGTACGTGGTGGGCCTGACCGGTTCGCCGGGCGTCGGGAAGTCCACGTCCACCTCGGCGCTGGTGACGGCGTACCGGCGGGCCGGGAAGCGGGTCGGCGTCCTGGCCGTCGACCCGTCCTCCCCGTTCAGCGGCGGGGCGCTGCTCGGCGACCGGGTCCGGATGTCCGAGCACGCCTCCGACCCCGGCGTGTACATCCGCTCGATGGCCACCCGCGGCCATCTGGGCGGTCTCGCCTGGGCCGCGCCCCAGGCGATCCGCGTCCTGGACGCGGCCGGCTGCGACGTGGTGCTCGTCGAGACGGTCGGCGTCGGCCAGTCGGAGGTCGAGATCGCCTCCCAGGCCGACACGTCGGTGGTGCTGCTCGCGCCCGGCATGGGCGACGGAATCCAGGCCGCGAAGGCGGGCATCCTGGAGATCGGCGACGTGTACGTCGTCAACAAGGCGGACCGTGACGGCGCCGACGCGACGGCCCGCGAGCTGAACCACATGCTCGGGCTGGGCGAGTCCCGGGCGCCGGGTGACTGGCGGCCGCCGATCGTGAAGACGGTCGCGGCGCGATCGGAGGGCATCGAGGAGGTCGTCGAGGCCCTGGAGAAGCACCGCGCCTGGATGGAGGAACACGGCGTCCTCACGGAGCGCCGCGCCCGCCGCGCGGCGCACGAGGTCGAGACCATCGCGGTCACGGCCCTGCGCGAACGCATCGGCGACCTCCGCGGCGACCGCCGCCTCGACGCACTCGCGACACGCATCGTCGCGGGCGAACTGGACCCGTACGCGGCGGCGGACGAACTGGTCGCGGGCCTCACCGGCGAATAG
- a CDS encoding acetyl-CoA C-acetyltransferase: protein MTGTNSTTSVIVAGARTPMGRLLGSLKSFSGADLGGFAIKAALDRAGIGGDQVQYVIMGQVLQAGAGQIPARQAAVKAGIPMSVPALTINKVCLSGLDAIALADQLIRAGEFDVVVAGGQESMTNAPHLLPKSREGFKYGAIEMLDAMAYDGLTDSFEGIAMGESTEKHNTRLGIARPEQDEIAALSHQRAAAAQKNGLFEAEITPVEIPQRKGEPVLFSQDEGIRAETTAESLGKLRPAFAKDGTITAGTSSQISDGAAAVVVMSKAKAQELGVEWIAEIGAHGNVAGPDNSLQSQPSNAIAHALKKEGLEVSDLDLIEINEAFAAVAVQSMKDLGVSPEKVNVNGGAIALGHPIGMSGARLVLHLALELKRRGGGVGAAALCGGGGQGDALIVRVPGN from the coding sequence ATGACTGGAACGAACAGCACCACCTCCGTGATCGTCGCCGGGGCACGCACGCCCATGGGGCGGCTGCTCGGGTCCCTGAAGTCCTTCTCCGGCGCCGATCTGGGCGGTTTCGCCATCAAGGCCGCGCTGGACCGGGCGGGGATCGGCGGCGACCAGGTGCAGTACGTGATCATGGGCCAGGTGCTGCAGGCCGGCGCCGGGCAGATCCCGGCCCGGCAGGCCGCCGTCAAGGCCGGCATCCCCATGAGCGTCCCGGCGCTGACCATCAACAAGGTCTGCCTCTCCGGACTCGACGCGATCGCGCTCGCCGACCAGCTGATCCGAGCGGGTGAATTCGACGTCGTGGTCGCCGGCGGCCAGGAGTCCATGACCAACGCGCCGCACCTGCTGCCGAAGTCCCGCGAGGGCTTCAAGTACGGCGCGATCGAGATGCTCGACGCGATGGCGTACGACGGTCTGACCGACTCCTTCGAGGGCATCGCCATGGGCGAGTCGACGGAGAAGCACAACACGCGGCTCGGCATCGCCCGTCCCGAGCAGGACGAGATCGCCGCGCTGTCCCACCAGCGCGCCGCGGCGGCGCAGAAGAACGGCCTGTTCGAGGCCGAGATCACGCCCGTCGAGATCCCGCAGCGCAAGGGCGAGCCGGTCCTCTTCAGCCAGGACGAGGGCATCCGCGCCGAGACCACCGCCGAGTCGCTCGGCAAGCTGCGCCCCGCGTTCGCCAAGGACGGCACGATCACGGCCGGTACGTCCTCGCAGATCTCCGACGGCGCGGCCGCGGTCGTCGTGATGAGCAAGGCCAAGGCCCAGGAACTCGGCGTGGAGTGGATCGCGGAGATCGGTGCGCACGGCAACGTCGCGGGCCCCGACAACTCGCTCCAGTCCCAGCCGTCCAACGCGATCGCGCACGCGCTGAAGAAGGAGGGCCTGGAGGTCTCCGACCTCGACCTCATCGAGATCAACGAGGCGTTCGCCGCGGTCGCCGTGCAGTCGATGAAGGACCTCGGGGTATCCCCGGAAAAGGTGAACGTCAACGGTGGTGCGATCGCCCTGGGCCACCCGATCGGCATGTCCGGCGCGCGTCTCGTCCTGCACCTGGCGCTGGAGCTGAAGCGGCGCGGCGGCGGGGTCGGCGCGGCCGCGCTGTGCGGCGGTGGCGGTCAGGGCGACGCGCTGATCGTCCGCGTACCCGGCAACTGA
- the mce gene encoding methylmalonyl-CoA epimerase, which produces MLTRIDHIGIACFDLDKTVEFYRATYGFEVFHTEVNEEQGVREAMLKINETSDGGASYLQLLEPTREDSAVGKWLAKNGEGVHHIAFGTADVDGDAQAIRDKGVRVLYDEPRIGSMGSRITFLHPKDCHGVLTELVTSADPSSAEH; this is translated from the coding sequence ATGCTGACGCGAATCGACCACATCGGGATCGCCTGTTTCGACCTCGACAAGACCGTCGAGTTCTACCGGGCCACGTACGGCTTCGAGGTCTTCCACACGGAGGTCAACGAGGAGCAGGGCGTACGGGAGGCCATGCTCAAGATCAACGAGACCTCGGACGGCGGCGCCTCCTACCTCCAGCTGCTGGAGCCCACCCGCGAGGACTCCGCCGTGGGCAAGTGGCTGGCGAAGAACGGCGAGGGGGTCCACCACATCGCCTTCGGCACGGCGGACGTCGACGGCGACGCCCAGGCGATCCGGGACAAGGGGGTACGGGTGCTCTACGACGAGCCGCGCATCGGCTCGATGGGGTCCCGGATCACCTTCCTGCACCCCAAGGACTGCCACGGTGTCCTCACCGAACTGGTCACTTCCGCCGACCCGTCCTCAGCGGAGCACTGA
- the scy gene encoding polarized growth protein Scy — MRGYERQESHRADDDHLSRFEAEMDRLKTEREKAVQHAEDLGYQVEVLRAKLHEARRSLASRPAYDSADLGYQAEQLLRNAQVQADQLRSDAERELRDVRAQTQRILQEHAEHQARLQAELHAEANQRRQRLDQELAERRQTVEAHVNENVAWAEQLRARTESQARRLLDESRAEAEQGLAAARSEAARVAEETRQRLGSEAESARAEAEAILLRARKDAERLLNAASNQAQEATSHAEQLRSTTTAESDQARQQATELSRAAEQRMQEAEEKLREARAEAEKAVSEAKDAAGKLLASAESANEQRTRTARSEIARLVGEATKEAETLKADAEQSLADARAEAEKLVAEAAEKARTVAAEDSAAQLAKAARTAEEVLNKASEDAKDTTRKATEEAERIRREAEAEADRLRGEAHDTAEELKGAAKDDTKEYRAKTVELQEEARRLRGEAEQLRAEAVAEGERIRGEARREAVQQIEEAARSAEELLTKAKADADEARSKATTDSERVRTEAIERATTLRRQAEETLERTRTEADRLRAEAEEQADEAKAAAERAAAEMREETERGVAARQAEAADELTRLHTEAESRLASSEEALTGARAESERIRREAAEETERLRTEAAERIRTLQAQAEQEAERLRDEAASDASASRAEGEAVAVRLRTEAATEAERLKSEAQESADRIRSEAGAAAERVGQEATEALAAAQEEANRRRREAEETLGAARTEADQERELAREQSEELLASARNRVEEAQTEAQRLVEEADRRATEMVSAAEQTAQQVRDSVSGLQEQAEQEITGLRNAAEHAAERTRTEAQEEADRVRADAYAERERAAEDARRVRARADEEAEAAQSLAERTMADAISESDRLRADTAEYAQRMRTEASDALASAEQDASRTRAEAREDANRIRSEAAAQADRLVGEATSESDRITTEATELLSLAEQDATRLRTEAEQVRADGEREAEELRAAARADGERVLDEARKAADKRRADAAEQADQLIAEAAAEAERLRAEAAETVGSAQQAAERIRTESDRVRTDAESAAEQMRAEAREEADRTLDTARQDAAKRRADAAEQADQLMAKAQEEALRATTEAESQADTMVGAARKEAERLVAEATVEGNSLVEKARTDADELLVGARSDSTAIRERADELRTRVEGEVEELHERARRESAEQMKAAGERCDQLVKAAQEQQAEAGAKAKELLSDASSEAGKVRIAAVRKAEALLKEAELKKAELVREAEKVKAEAEREAEQMIAEGKRELDVLVRRREDIQAEISRVQDVLEALESFEAPGGGKSGSNSGANSGSGGVKAGATAGVTRSSGKSSDG, encoded by the coding sequence GTGCGGGGCTACGAACGCCAGGAGAGCCACCGAGCTGACGACGACCACCTCTCGCGGTTCGAAGCCGAGATGGACCGGCTGAAGACCGAGCGGGAGAAGGCCGTCCAGCACGCCGAGGACCTCGGATACCAGGTCGAGGTGTTGCGCGCCAAGCTCCACGAGGCGCGCCGCTCCCTCGCGTCCCGTCCCGCTTACGACAGCGCCGACCTCGGCTACCAGGCCGAGCAGCTGCTGCGTAACGCCCAGGTCCAGGCCGACCAGCTGCGCTCCGACGCCGAGCGCGAGCTGCGCGACGTCCGTGCGCAGACGCAGCGCATCCTCCAGGAGCACGCCGAGCACCAGGCGCGGCTCCAGGCGGAGTTGCACGCCGAGGCCAATCAGCGCCGCCAGCGCCTGGACCAGGAGCTGGCCGAGCGCCGCCAGACCGTCGAGGCGCACGTCAACGAGAACGTGGCCTGGGCCGAGCAGCTCCGCGCCCGCACCGAGTCCCAGGCCCGCAGGCTGCTCGACGAGTCGCGCGCGGAGGCCGAGCAGGGGCTGGCCGCGGCCAGGAGCGAGGCCGCCCGGGTCGCCGAGGAGACACGGCAGCGGCTCGGCTCCGAGGCGGAGTCCGCCCGCGCCGAAGCCGAAGCGATCCTGCTGCGCGCCCGCAAGGACGCCGAGCGGCTGCTGAATGCCGCGTCCAACCAGGCCCAGGAAGCCACCAGCCACGCCGAGCAGCTGCGCTCCACCACCACGGCCGAGTCCGACCAGGCCCGCCAGCAGGCCACGGAACTCAGCCGGGCCGCCGAGCAGCGGATGCAGGAGGCCGAGGAGAAGCTGCGCGAGGCCCGCGCGGAGGCCGAGAAGGCCGTCAGCGAGGCCAAGGACGCCGCGGGCAAGCTGCTCGCGAGCGCCGAGTCGGCGAACGAGCAGCGCACACGTACCGCCAGGTCGGAGATCGCCCGTCTGGTCGGCGAGGCCACCAAGGAGGCCGAGACCCTCAAGGCCGACGCCGAGCAGTCGCTCGCGGACGCCAGGGCCGAGGCGGAGAAGCTCGTCGCGGAGGCCGCCGAGAAGGCCCGTACGGTTGCGGCGGAGGACTCCGCCGCCCAGCTCGCGAAGGCGGCCCGTACCGCGGAGGAGGTCCTGAACAAGGCCTCCGAGGACGCCAAGGACACCACGCGCAAGGCCACCGAGGAGGCCGAGCGGATCCGCCGCGAGGCCGAGGCGGAGGCGGACCGCCTGCGCGGCGAGGCCCACGACACGGCCGAGGAACTCAAGGGCGCCGCGAAGGACGACACCAAGGAGTACCGCGCCAAGACGGTCGAACTGCAGGAGGAGGCGCGCCGGCTGCGCGGCGAGGCCGAGCAGCTGCGCGCGGAGGCGGTCGCCGAGGGCGAGCGGATCCGCGGCGAGGCGCGCCGTGAGGCCGTCCAGCAGATCGAGGAGGCGGCCAGGTCCGCCGAAGAGCTGCTGACGAAGGCGAAGGCCGACGCCGACGAGGCGCGTTCCAAGGCCACCACGGACAGCGAGCGGGTCCGCACGGAGGCCATCGAGCGGGCCACGACGCTGCGCCGGCAGGCCGAGGAGACGCTGGAGCGCACCCGCACCGAGGCGGACCGGCTGCGCGCCGAGGCCGAGGAGCAGGCCGACGAGGCGAAGGCGGCCGCCGAGCGCGCCGCCGCCGAGATGCGCGAGGAGACCGAACGCGGGGTCGCCGCCCGTCAGGCCGAGGCGGCCGACGAGCTGACCCGGCTGCACACGGAGGCGGAGTCACGTCTCGCGTCCTCCGAGGAGGCGCTGACCGGGGCGCGCGCCGAGAGCGAGCGGATCCGCAGGGAGGCCGCGGAGGAGACCGAGCGGCTGCGCACCGAGGCCGCCGAGCGGATCCGTACGCTCCAGGCTCAGGCCGAGCAGGAGGCCGAACGGCTGCGCGACGAGGCCGCTTCGGACGCCTCGGCGTCGCGGGCCGAGGGCGAGGCCGTGGCCGTACGGCTGCGCACCGAGGCCGCCACGGAGGCCGAGCGGCTCAAGTCGGAGGCGCAGGAGAGCGCCGACCGGATCCGCAGCGAGGCCGGGGCCGCCGCCGAGCGGGTCGGTCAGGAGGCCACCGAGGCGCTCGCCGCCGCGCAGGAGGAGGCCAACCGGCGCCGCCGGGAGGCCGAGGAGACGCTCGGCGCGGCCCGTACGGAGGCCGACCAGGAGCGGGAACTGGCCCGCGAGCAGAGCGAGGAACTGCTCGCCTCCGCCCGCAACCGGGTCGAGGAGGCGCAGACCGAGGCCCAGCGGCTGGTCGAGGAGGCGGACCGGCGGGCCACCGAGATGGTGTCGGCGGCCGAGCAGACCGCCCAGCAGGTACGGGACTCCGTCTCCGGTCTGCAGGAGCAGGCCGAGCAGGAGATCACCGGACTGCGCAACGCCGCCGAGCACGCGGCGGAGCGCACGAGGACCGAGGCGCAGGAGGAGGCGGACCGCGTCCGCGCCGACGCCTACGCGGAGCGGGAGCGGGCCGCCGAGGACGCGCGCCGCGTCCGGGCCCGCGCCGACGAGGAGGCGGAGGCCGCCCAGTCGCTCGCCGAGCGGACCATGGCCGACGCGATCTCCGAGTCGGACCGGCTGCGCGCGGACACTGCGGAGTACGCCCAGCGGATGCGTACGGAGGCGTCGGACGCGCTCGCCTCCGCGGAGCAGGACGCGTCGCGGACCCGGGCCGAGGCCCGTGAGGACGCCAACCGCATCCGCTCCGAGGCCGCGGCGCAGGCCGACCGGCTGGTGGGCGAGGCCACCAGCGAGTCGGACCGGATCACCACCGAGGCCACGGAGCTGCTGTCGCTGGCCGAGCAGGACGCGACCCGACTGCGTACCGAGGCCGAGCAGGTCAGGGCGGACGGCGAGCGCGAGGCCGAGGAACTGCGCGCGGCCGCCCGCGCGGACGGCGAGCGGGTGCTGGACGAGGCCAGGAAGGCCGCGGACAAGCGCCGCGCCGACGCGGCCGAGCAGGCCGACCAGCTCATCGCCGAGGCGGCGGCCGAGGCCGAGCGGCTGCGGGCCGAGGCGGCCGAGACCGTGGGCTCCGCCCAGCAGGCCGCCGAGCGCATCAGGACCGAGTCGGACCGGGTGCGTACGGACGCCGAGAGCGCGGCCGAGCAGATGCGCGCGGAGGCCCGCGAGGAGGCCGACCGTACGCTCGACACGGCCCGTCAGGACGCGGCGAAGCGCCGTGCCGACGCGGCCGAGCAGGCCGACCAGCTCATGGCGAAGGCCCAGGAGGAGGCGCTGCGCGCCACCACCGAGGCCGAGTCGCAGGCCGACACGATGGTCGGCGCGGCCCGCAAGGAGGCCGAGCGGCTGGTCGCCGAGGCGACCGTCGAGGGCAACTCGCTGGTGGAGAAGGCCCGTACGGACGCCGATGAGCTGCTGGTGGGGGCGCGCAGCGACTCGACCGCCATCAGGGAGCGCGCGGACGAGCTGCGGACCCGCGTCGAGGGCGAGGTCGAGGAGCTGCACGAGCGGGCCCGCCGGGAGTCCGCCGAGCAGATGAAGGCCGCGGGCGAGCGCTGCGACCAGCTGGTGAAGGCGGCGCAGGAGCAGCAGGCCGAGGCCGGGGCGAAGGCCAAGGAGCTGTTGTCGGACGCCAGTTCGGAGGCCGGCAAGGTGCGGATCGCCGCGGTGAGGAAGGCCGAGGCGCTGCTCAAGGAAGCCGAGCTGAAGAAGGCCGAGCTGGTGCGCGAGGCCGAGAAGGTCAAGGCGGAGGCGGAGCGCGAGGCCGAACAGATGATCGCGGAGGGCAAGCGGGAGCTCGATGTGCTGGTGCGCCGGCGCGAGGACATCCAGGCGGAGATCTCCCGGGTTCAGGACGTTCTGGAAGCACTGGAGTCGTTCGAGGCGCCGGGCGGCGGCAAGTCCGGGTCCAACAGCGGCGCCAACAGCGGCTCCGGCGGGGTCAAGGCGGGGGCGACAGCGGGGGTTACACGTTCGAGTGGCAAGTCCTCC
- a CDS encoding PepSY domain-containing protein: MKRRKLTIAVLTAAVLAGGGTATAFAVSHGNGDDDGNGGTVKVTVTDAIDSALRAVPGTVTSAGLDDSAWEIDVHGKDGVWHDVTLDATTGKVREDERSDSDDRAPSPTDAPVSASVAAQAATKAVPGTVTSIDLDHRHSANGLVWEADVRGKDGRHHELTVDARTEKVTVESPDHD, translated from the coding sequence ATGAAGCGACGCAAGCTGACCATCGCGGTCCTCACCGCGGCTGTCCTCGCCGGCGGCGGGACCGCCACGGCCTTCGCCGTCTCGCACGGGAACGGGGACGACGACGGGAACGGCGGCACCGTGAAGGTCACCGTCACGGATGCCATCGACTCGGCCCTGCGCGCCGTGCCCGGCACGGTCACCAGCGCCGGGCTGGACGACTCCGCATGGGAGATCGACGTCCATGGCAAGGACGGCGTCTGGCACGACGTGACGCTCGACGCGACCACGGGCAAGGTCAGGGAGGACGAGCGCTCGGACAGCGACGATCGCGCCCCCTCCCCCACGGACGCCCCGGTCTCCGCCTCCGTCGCGGCCCAGGCCGCCACCAAGGCCGTCCCGGGCACGGTGACCTCGATCGACCTGGACCACCGGCACAGCGCCAACGGGCTCGTCTGGGAGGCGGACGTCCGGGGCAAGGACGGTCGGCACCACGAGCTGACGGTGGACGCGAGGACGGAGAAGGTCACCGTCGAGTCGCCGGACCACGACTGA